Proteins co-encoded in one Corvus moneduloides isolate bCorMon1 chromosome 7, bCorMon1.pri, whole genome shotgun sequence genomic window:
- the LOC116446470 gene encoding mitochondrial chaperone BCS1, with protein sequence MPLSDFVLALKDNPYFGAGFGLVGVGTVLAAARKGAQFGLVAFRRHYMITLEVPSKDKSYQWLLNWVSHHAKHTQHLSVETSYLQHESGRVSTKFDFVPSLGNHFIWYRRKWIRVERSRETQMIDLNTGTPWESVTFTALGTDREIFFNILQEARELALQQQEGRTIMYTAVGAEWRQFGFPRRRRPLSSVVLEEGVSERLVQDVKEFINNPKWYSERGVPYRRGYLLYGPPGCGKSSFITALAGELEYSICLLSLSDHSLSDDRLNHLLSVAPQQSIILLEDVDAAFVSRDLAAENPAVYQGMGRLTFSGLLNALDGVASTEARIVFMTTNYVDRLDPALVRPGRVDVKQYVGHCSHWQLARMFQRFYPEQPLAAAQRFAEQALAVSKQISAAQVQGHFMLYKTDPEGATSNISSSLL encoded by the exons ATGCCCCTTTCTGACTTTGTCTTAGCTCTGAAGGACAACCCATATTTCGGGGCTGGGTTTGGCCTCGTTGGGGTGGGCACAGTCCTGGCAGCAGCCCGTAAGGGGGCCCAGTTTGGACTGGTGGCTTTCAGGCGCCACTATATGATCACCTTGGAGGTGCCCAGCAAGGATAAGAGCTACCAGTGGCTGCTGAATTGGGTCTCCCACCACGCCAAGCACACGCAGCACCTCAGTGTTGAGACGTCGTACCTGCAGCATGAAAGTGGGCGTGTCAGCACCAAGTTCGACTTTGTCCCCAGCCTTGGGAATCATTTCATCTG GTATCGCAGGAAGTGGATTCGCGTTGAGCGCAGCCGGGAGACGCAGATGATTGACCTGAACACAGGGACTCCCTGGGAGTCTGTCACCTTCACTGCACTGGGCACTGACCGGGAGATCTTCTTCAATATCCTTCAGGAAG ccCGGGAGCTGgcgctgcagcagcaggaggggaggacGATCATGTACACggctgtgggagcagagtgGCGTCAGTTCGgcttcccccgccgccgccggcccctcAGCTCCGTGGTGCTGGAGGAAGGAGTGTCAGAGAGGCTGGTTCAGGACGTGAAGGAGTTTATCAACAACCCCAAGTGGTACAGTGAAAGAG GGGTCCCCTACCGAAGAGGCTACCTGCTGTATGGTCCTCCTGgctgtgggaaaagcagcttcAT cacagccctggccgGGGAACTGGAGTACAGTATCTGCCTGCTGAGCCTCAGCGACCACAGCCTCTCTGATGACCGGCTCAATCACCTCCTGAGTGTAGCACCGCAGCAGAGCATCATCCTGCTGGAGGATGTGGACGCTGCCTTTGTCAGCCGGGACCTTGCTGCTGAGA ACCCGGCTGTGTACCAAGGCATGGGGCGCCTGACCTTCAGCGGTCTCCTCAATGCACTGGACGGCGTGGCCTCCACAGAAGCCAGGATTGTCTTCATGACCACCAACTATGTGGACAG GCTGGACCCAGCCCTGGTGCGTCCTGGCCGTGTGGATGTGAAGCAGTACGTGGGCCATTGCTCCCACTGGCAGCTCGCCCGCATGTTCCAGCGCTTCTACCCCGagcagcccctggctgcagcccagaggTTCGCGGAGCAGGCGCTGGCCGTCTCCAAACAGATCAGCGCTGCCCAGGTGCAAGGCCACTTCATGCTTTACAAGACAGACCCTGAAGGAGCCACTTCAAACATAAGCTCCAGCCTGCTGTGA